Proteins from a single region of Syngnathus typhle isolate RoL2023-S1 ecotype Sweden linkage group LG10, RoL_Styp_1.0, whole genome shotgun sequence:
- the si:dkey-283b15.2 gene encoding neuronal pentraxin-1: METIRKTLHAFVVLLSLILLPASSASDLNDYHSAQPRFVCTPIPADTDPACFPTAGLGAGGAGHHQSAPPAGWWGASDEAKTTILHLRESLVSQKETILDQRETIRELTAKLALCEGFAGSAHDDQPGASSDQDYGDNRDGNLVPHSLHSDGADGAEHHEEDVVKHVNSGDVISSPEQMERMLQALKERLGNLQQKRNSSLTYSSSLRVLLQRKIDTLEEQLHPHDHQHLDDHDDQAANHTGHFDEHSDESHHMGGSQQSGHENNEADSHGHLPPGRHHSSSKLVNMLSQLQLTGSKRKNEAGGFQLSFPMRTSYMHARIKRTLPSDIFALTLCLRIKAGARPAMGTPFSYSAPGQANEVVLIEWGDNTVELLIDDQVASLPVTLNDGRWHHVCVTWSTRDGRWEAYQDGDLRGSGEDLAPWHPVRAGGVFILGQEQDTLGGRFDATQAFMGELADVQMWSSILSGADIQGLALCGSHLSGDVISWSDVDMELHGGVVRHPFEPCH, translated from the exons ATGGAGACGATAAGGAAGACTCTGCACGCATTCGTCGTCCTCCTCTCTCTGATCCTCCTTCCCGCGTCATCCGCTTCGGACTTGAATGACTACCACTCCGCACAACCACGTTTTGTGTGCACGCCCATTCCGGCGGACACCGACCCCGCCTGCTTCCCCACGGCGGGCCTGGGCGCAGGGGGAGCGGGCCACCATCAAAGCGCGCCTCCTGCCGGCTGGTGGGGAGCGAGCGACGAGGCCAAGACCACCATTCTCCATCTCCGCGAGAGCCTCGTCAGCCAGAAGGAGACCATCCTGGACCAGAGGGAGACCATCAGGGAGCTGACGGCCAAGCTCGCTCTATGCGAGGGCTTCGCCGGTTCGGCTCACGACGACCAACCGGGTGCGTCCTCGGACCAGGACTACGGCGATAACCGGGACGGAAACCTCGTACCTCACTCTCTGCATTCTGATGGAGCTGACGGCGCAGAGCATCACGAGGAGGACGTCGTTAAACACGTAAACTCGGGCGACGTCATATCCTCACCGGAGCAGATGGAGCGGATGCTGCAGGCGCTCAAGGAGAGACTGGGAAACCTGCAG CAGAAGAGGAACTCATCCCTGACCTACTCCAGCTCTCTGAGGGTGCTTCTGCAGAGGAAGATCGACACTCTGGAGGAGCAGCTGCACCCGCACGACCACCAACACCTCGATGACCACGACGACCAGGCCGCCAACCACACTGGACACTTTGACGAGCACAGCGATGAAAGCCATCACATGGGTGGAAGCCAACAAAGCGGCCATGAGAATAACGAAGCAGACAGTCATGGTCACCTCCCACCGGGAAGACACCACAGTAGCAGCAAATTGGTGAACATGCTCAGCCAACTTCAACTGACAG GTTCCAAGAGGAAGAACGAGGCGGGCGGCTTCCAGCTGAGCTTCCCCATGCGCACCAGCTACATGCACGCGCGCATCAAGCGAACGCTCCCGAGCGACATCTTCGCGCTCACTTTGTGTCTGCGGATTAAGGCCGGCGCCAGGCCCGCCATGGGGACACCGTTCTCCTATTCGGCGCCAGGCCAGGCCAATGAAGTGGTGCTGATCGAGTGGGGGGACAACACTGTGGAGCTGCTCATTGACGACCAG GTCGCGTCTCTGCCAGTGACGTTAAATGACGGCAGGTGGCATCACGTGTGCGTGACGTGGTCCACGCGGGACGGGCGTTGGGAGGCCTATCAGGACGGTGACCTGCGGGGGTCCGGGGAGGATCTGGCCCCCTGGCATCCTGTCAGAGCAGGAGGCGTGTTTATCCTGGGACAGGAACAA GACACTCTAGGTGGCCGTTTCGACGCCACGCAGGCCTTCATGGGGGAGCTGGCCGACGTGCAGATGTGGTCCTCCATCCTGAGCGGGGCCGATATCCAGGGCCTGGCATTGTGCGGTAGCCACTTGTCCGGTGATGTCATCTCGTGGTCTGACGTGGACATGGAACTGCACGGGGGAGTGGTGAGGCACCCATTCGAACCCTGTCACTGA